A portion of the Cellulophaga algicola DSM 14237 genome contains these proteins:
- a CDS encoding SusC/RagA family TonB-linked outer membrane protein, with protein sequence MKISNVLLTISFLLFQSLLYSQASAVSGTVTDSDNIPLPGASVVLKGTSTGTQTDFDGNFTLDNVSADGVLVISFIGYMAKEVAVNNQITLAISLQEDAQALDEIVVVGYGTQKKSDLTGSITTVSSEDIARTPSGAPMQSLQGKVAGLQVVSNGAPGSAPTIRVRGLGSYTGDGASNPLYVVDGTFYDDIGFLNNEDIETISVLKDASASAIYGVRAANGVVLIETKSGKVNQKAQITYSGYQGVQIAQNLVKLSNAEQFSTLARESGSAAEASYIDNAMQRYGRSRINPNVPDVNTDWYDLILRHALIQNHSLGVTGGTESVTYSLGISQFEQEGILKMKNDYERFNIRAKVGVDISDRLKAGVSTIFSNSTTYRPENAAFSSAYFAVPIMPVLDESKTEAYPKPYANAQDLGYRQPQNPFPLLENSEYRDKIRNNLVNFNLEYQLIPDKLSLRTAYSHNFEALETREVRLPYFYGIGTAFRENAELVKKNQTFSEQTWDNTLTYNDDFGKHNLTVLAGTSFRNRSLEQLEVKGLNFPNGTGIGDESYYLDLAKSIDLDNVGDNGVSQYFFSYFSRVAYNFDNKYLLYGTFRADGTSKYQEKWGYFPTIGAGWVISEESFMKSNGVFDFLKLRASWGELGNANVNASTGGITSTEVNGVFGDTRYPGLVTSSDFEALKWEVTAETNVGLTARLFDNNLSIETDYFTRETRDAIIPVSRLLVPGETRQNVGVIKNSGIEVAINWRKQVSEDFSYSIGGNFSTLNNEILDLAGQENLTSGGDIEQRSVVGGAINSFFGLDVAGVYQTAEEIAADPAAQAAIASSGIPDYIQPGDFKFVDHNGDMVIDAQDRVDLGSYLPTYNFGFNLGLNYKAWDFSLNVIGQGGNVIANSKRFAIRQTPDANIDSDFAINRWHGEGTSNSYPSARGIRNPWSNQFLNSFFVEDGDFIRLQNVTIGYTLPSLKGKFNPNIRFYMTAERPLTFFKYNGFTPEVSNGVDAQTYPIPGVYTLGVNIKI encoded by the coding sequence ATGAAAATAAGCAATGTACTATTGACGATTTCGTTTTTGCTGTTTCAATCGCTCTTATACAGTCAGGCTTCTGCTGTATCAGGAACAGTAACAGATAGTGATAATATACCCTTGCCAGGAGCATCGGTAGTTTTAAAGGGTACCTCTACTGGAACTCAAACAGATTTTGATGGTAATTTTACTTTAGATAATGTTTCTGCTGATGGTGTTTTGGTCATAAGTTTTATCGGATACATGGCAAAAGAAGTTGCTGTAAACAACCAAATTACCCTTGCTATTTCATTGCAAGAAGATGCGCAAGCACTAGATGAAATTGTTGTAGTAGGGTATGGAACTCAAAAAAAATCTGATTTAACAGGATCTATTACTACGGTAAGCTCTGAAGATATTGCTAGGACTCCTTCAGGAGCTCCAATGCAATCGTTACAAGGTAAAGTGGCGGGGCTACAAGTAGTAAGTAATGGAGCGCCTGGAAGTGCGCCAACCATTAGAGTTCGTGGTTTGGGTTCCTATACTGGTGATGGGGCTTCTAATCCGCTATATGTAGTAGATGGTACTTTTTATGATGATATTGGTTTTTTAAATAACGAGGACATTGAAACAATTTCAGTTCTTAAAGATGCATCCGCTTCGGCAATATACGGAGTAAGGGCTGCTAATGGGGTTGTTTTAATCGAAACAAAATCAGGTAAAGTAAATCAGAAAGCACAAATCACGTATAGTGGTTACCAAGGAGTTCAAATTGCTCAAAATTTGGTAAAACTTTCAAATGCTGAGCAGTTTTCTACATTGGCTAGAGAATCTGGTTCTGCTGCAGAAGCGAGCTATATTGATAATGCAATGCAACGTTATGGCCGTAGCAGAATAAATCCTAATGTACCAGATGTCAATACAGATTGGTATGATTTAATATTGAGACATGCATTGATACAAAATCATAGTCTTGGAGTTACTGGAGGTACAGAAAGTGTTACATATTCTTTAGGAATTAGCCAGTTTGAGCAAGAGGGCATATTAAAAATGAAAAACGATTATGAGCGTTTTAATATTCGCGCAAAGGTTGGTGTCGATATAAGTGACCGATTGAAGGCTGGTGTTTCTACTATTTTCAGCAATTCTACAACATATCGTCCTGAAAATGCAGCATTTAGTTCAGCATATTTTGCTGTGCCAATAATGCCAGTTTTAGATGAATCAAAAACAGAGGCGTATCCAAAGCCCTATGCAAATGCTCAGGATTTAGGATATAGACAACCACAGAATCCTTTTCCACTACTAGAAAATTCAGAATACAGAGATAAAATTAGAAATAACTTAGTAAATTTTAATTTAGAATATCAATTAATTCCAGATAAGCTGAGCTTAAGAACAGCCTATTCACACAATTTTGAGGCTTTAGAAACTAGAGAGGTTAGACTTCCGTACTTCTATGGTATTGGCACTGCCTTTAGGGAAAATGCAGAGCTAGTGAAGAAAAACCAAACTTTTTCGGAACAAACATGGGATAATACATTGACCTATAATGATGATTTCGGAAAGCATAATTTGACCGTACTAGCAGGTACTTCTTTTAGAAATAGATCTTTAGAGCAATTAGAAGTGAAAGGATTAAATTTTCCGAATGGTACAGGAATTGGTGATGAATCATATTATTTAGATTTAGCGAAGAGTATTGACTTAGATAATGTAGGTGATAATGGAGTAAGTCAATACTTCTTCTCTTATTTTAGCCGTGTAGCGTATAATTTTGATAATAAATACCTTTTGTATGGTACTTTCCGTGCAGATGGTACGAGCAAGTATCAAGAGAAATGGGGTTATTTTCCAACTATAGGTGCAGGTTGGGTAATCTCAGAGGAGTCTTTTATGAAATCTAACGGTGTTTTTGATTTCTTAAAATTAAGAGCTAGCTGGGGTGAATTAGGAAATGCCAATGTAAACGCTAGTACAGGTGGTATAACTTCTACCGAGGTAAATGGAGTTTTTGGAGACACAAGGTATCCTGGTTTAGTAACTAGTAGTGATTTTGAAGCCTTAAAGTGGGAGGTTACTGCAGAAACAAACGTGGGTTTAACAGCAAGATTATTTGATAATAATTTATCAATTGAAACAGATTATTTTACTAGAGAAACTAGAGATGCTATTATTCCAGTATCAAGACTTTTAGTACCTGGAGAAACTAGGCAAAATGTTGGAGTTATAAAAAACTCGGGTATAGAAGTAGCTATCAATTGGAGAAAACAAGTTTCAGAAGATTTTAGCTATTCTATTGGAGGTAATTTTTCTACTTTAAATAATGAAATTTTAGATTTAGCTGGGCAGGAGAATTTAACTTCTGGCGGTGATATCGAGCAACGATCTGTTGTTGGAGGTGCTATAAACTCGTTTTTTGGGTTAGATGTTGCAGGGGTTTATCAAACAGCTGAAGAAATAGCGGCAGATCCAGCGGCACAAGCGGCAATTGCAAGTTCTGGTATTCCTGACTACATACAACCAGGAGATTTCAAATTTGTAGATCATAATGGTGATATGGTGATAGATGCACAAGATAGAGTAGATCTTGGTTCTTATTTGCCAACCTATAATTTTGGGTTCAATCTAGGTCTAAACTATAAAGCTTGGGACTTTTCATTAAATGTTATAGGTCAGGGGGGTAATGTTATTGCCAATTCAAAACGATTTGCAATACGCCAAACACCGGATGCTAATATTGATAGCGATTTTGCAATAAATAGATGGCATGGTGAGGGTACCAGCAATAGCTATCCATCTGCAAGAGGTATACGTAATCCATGGAGTAATCAGTTTCTGAATAGCTTTTTTGTTGAAGACGGAGATTTTATCCGATTACAGAATGTAACTATAGGATACACATTGCCAAGTTTAAAAGGAAAATTTAATCCTAATATTAGGTTTTACATGACAGCAGAAAGGCCATTGACATTCTTTAAATATAATGGCTTTACCCCAGAAGTGTCAAACGGTGTAGATGCCCAAACCTATCCTATTCCTGGAGTATATACATTAGGAGTTAATATTAAAATTTAA
- a CDS encoding RagB/SusD family nutrient uptake outer membrane protein → MMHIKTNKILGLFALLAMVISSCSDELDQPQLNNNFAGGTDFSKTDDMIFSLIGVYQSVGDRGWEQPLVVATRGDDVNAAGDQQGLKNQDRYSYDNSFFGSRTLWETYYGDIIKAHTGMEQIARYQEFADEDGVALANQYIAEAKVLRAILLFQLSQVYGSVFIPESSNLNDFAGVTSVPSKDEVMQHLSDQMDEAIPFLLNLRPNERTDLPGGVTKYTALQIKALANQELKNYQAVAEATGEIISSGKFNLMDDYYELFKTPGKLSNETLYEFQYSDFNTGTGERVGHLYAPYGPNGWTPSVAGASAGWGFFEPSMKYVKFMLDRGETNRLETTVLFTQKGIDSIISTSTYTEATLPSFVSSTTRDGDNLTDNARAIFASGKHYLPTSQLIPGRVEYGSNKNYIVYRYAETLLMYAEAITQGASQTSISADEAINLVRARASMPPLSGVTLDQIVDEKYAELAMEWGKRFFDMVRLGRNDELSYEGRTFTPDKAFVTYHQNQIDEFPILGNISN, encoded by the coding sequence ATGATGCATATAAAAACAAACAAAATACTTGGACTTTTTGCCCTATTAGCTATGGTGATTTCAAGTTGTTCAGATGAATTAGATCAACCACAACTTAATAATAATTTTGCTGGTGGAACAGATTTTTCTAAAACGGACGATATGATATTTTCCCTTATTGGAGTTTATCAATCCGTTGGAGACAGAGGTTGGGAACAACCGCTAGTAGTTGCTACAAGAGGCGATGATGTAAATGCTGCCGGAGATCAACAAGGCCTAAAAAACCAAGATCGTTACTCTTATGATAATTCATTTTTTGGTTCTAGAACTTTATGGGAAACCTATTATGGTGATATCATTAAAGCGCATACAGGAATGGAGCAAATAGCTAGATATCAAGAATTTGCAGATGAAGATGGCGTAGCATTGGCGAATCAGTATATTGCTGAAGCTAAAGTTTTGCGTGCCATTCTGCTTTTTCAATTATCGCAGGTGTACGGATCTGTTTTTATTCCTGAGTCTTCTAATTTAAATGATTTTGCAGGAGTCACCTCTGTACCTTCTAAAGACGAAGTGATGCAACATTTATCGGATCAGATGGATGAGGCTATTCCGTTCCTATTAAATCTTAGACCTAATGAAAGAACAGATTTGCCAGGTGGTGTAACTAAATATACAGCGTTACAAATCAAAGCATTGGCGAATCAAGAATTGAAGAATTATCAAGCAGTAGCAGAGGCTACAGGTGAAATTATTAGTTCAGGAAAGTTTAATCTTATGGATGACTATTATGAGCTTTTTAAAACTCCAGGTAAACTAAGTAATGAAACCTTATATGAATTTCAATATTCAGATTTCAATACCGGGACTGGCGAAAGAGTAGGGCATTTGTATGCTCCTTATGGTCCAAACGGGTGGACACCTAGCGTAGCTGGTGCGAGTGCTGGATGGGGCTTTTTTGAACCTAGCATGAAATATGTAAAATTTATGCTAGACAGAGGGGAAACAAACCGTTTAGAAACTACAGTTTTGTTTACTCAAAAAGGGATTGATAGTATTATTTCAACATCTACCTATACAGAAGCTACATTGCCTTCATTTGTTTCATCTACTACTAGAGATGGTGATAATTTGACAGATAACGCAAGAGCTATTTTTGCGAGTGGAAAGCACTATTTGCCAACAAGCCAATTAATTCCTGGTCGTGTTGAGTACGGTAGCAATAAAAACTATATCGTTTATCGCTATGCGGAAACACTACTTATGTATGCAGAAGCTATAACACAGGGAGCAAGTCAAACTTCAATTTCTGCAGATGAAGCGATTAATTTAGTACGCGCTCGTGCTAGTATGCCTCCATTGTCTGGTGTTACTCTTGATCAAATTGTAGATGAAAAGTATGCAGAATTGGCTATGGAATGGGGAAAACGATTTTTTGACATGGTAAGGTTAGGTAGAAATGATGAATTGAGTTATGAAGGAAGAACTTTTACACCAGATAAGGCATTTGTCACATACCATCAAAATCAGATCGATGAATTTCCAATACTAGGTAACATATCCAACTAA
- a CDS encoding LamG-like jellyroll fold domain-containing protein, with translation MKKLNYSVLALVAVFFMYSCDQGIDGITQVDPGADATAPAIKINYPKEGIEVNVLATLADITIDFEVTDDIEVKDITVLLDDVVVGTYTSFKDYRRVLINDLLYSGLEDGTHVLTISATDVEGKITTSSVNFEKVPAYVKKYDGEVLYMPFDGDFVDLISFQSATIVGTPSFTDDALNGASAYAGATDSYLTFPAADLKTQEFSAVFWTKVNAVPDRAGLLAMSPPLDASGGNVLTSGYRFFRENANGLQRFKLNAGTGADNTWVDGGEAADVDPAAGKWVNMAFTVSGTEASVYIDGQLVKQVPFNGIDWTDVEVLSIMSGAPNFSGWDHKSDLGFMDELRIFNKSLSQAEIETIIQDDSGLGPNTYTGTFDGEMFYMPFDGDHIELFSTNEATVVGNAGFAGEAKVGTNAYAGATDSYVTVPATGLTTPQFSAAMWYKVNDTPDRAGILTVGPPDTENAGYPDIQNLRTSGFRLLRENADGLQRIKLNVGNGDGEEWADGNTAADIDPAAGEWVHLAFTISETTTVLYINGVAVANKETGISWANCDLVAIGSGAPRFTEWGHGADLSYIDELRFFDKALTPEQVTAVMNAN, from the coding sequence ATGAAAAAATTAAACTATAGTGTATTGGCTTTGGTGGCAGTATTTTTTATGTATTCCTGTGATCAGGGTATAGACGGAATAACGCAAGTAGATCCAGGAGCAGATGCAACAGCTCCAGCAATAAAAATAAATTATCCTAAAGAGGGTATTGAGGTTAACGTATTAGCAACGTTGGCAGATATTACTATTGATTTTGAAGTTACAGATGATATTGAAGTAAAAGATATTACGGTTCTTTTAGACGATGTAGTAGTGGGGACGTATACTTCCTTTAAAGATTATCGTCGTGTACTGATCAATGATTTGCTGTATAGTGGCTTAGAAGACGGGACTCACGTATTGACAATTTCTGCTACAGATGTAGAAGGAAAAATTACGACAAGTTCTGTGAACTTCGAAAAAGTACCTGCTTACGTTAAAAAGTATGATGGAGAAGTACTTTATATGCCTTTTGATGGCGATTTTGTAGATTTAATTAGCTTTCAATCTGCTACAATTGTTGGTACACCAAGTTTCACTGATGATGCATTAAATGGAGCCAGTGCCTATGCAGGAGCAACAGATTCCTATTTAACTTTTCCTGCTGCTGATTTAAAAACACAAGAGTTTAGTGCTGTCTTCTGGACGAAGGTAAATGCTGTTCCGGACAGAGCAGGTTTGTTGGCTATGAGTCCACCTTTAGATGCCTCAGGAGGTAATGTGTTAACTTCAGGATATCGTTTTTTTAGAGAGAATGCGAATGGTTTACAGCGTTTTAAATTAAATGCTGGAACAGGAGCAGATAATACTTGGGTAGATGGTGGTGAGGCAGCAGACGTAGATCCTGCCGCTGGCAAATGGGTGAATATGGCTTTTACCGTATCAGGCACTGAAGCTAGCGTATATATTGATGGACAATTGGTGAAGCAGGTACCTTTTAACGGTATAGATTGGACGGATGTAGAGGTGCTATCTATTATGTCTGGTGCTCCTAATTTTAGTGGTTGGGATCATAAATCTGATTTAGGTTTTATGGATGAGCTTAGAATCTTTAATAAATCGCTTTCTCAAGCAGAAATAGAAACTATTATTCAAGATGATTCTGGCTTAGGTCCAAATACATACACCGGTACTTTTGATGGAGAAATGTTTTACATGCCATTTGATGGTGATCATATAGAATTGTTTAGTACCAATGAAGCTACAGTTGTAGGAAATGCAGGTTTTGCTGGTGAAGCTAAGGTTGGTACTAATGCCTATGCAGGAGCAACAGATTCGTATGTAACAGTGCCTGCAACAGGTTTAACTACTCCACAATTCAGTGCCGCAATGTGGTATAAAGTAAATGATACACCCGATAGAGCAGGAATTCTAACCGTAGGACCTCCAGATACAGAAAATGCGGGTTATCCAGATATTCAAAACTTGCGCACAAGTGGGTTTAGATTGTTAAGAGAGAATGCAGACGGCCTACAACGTATTAAACTTAATGTTGGAAATGGTGATGGAGAGGAATGGGCAGATGGTAATACGGCAGCAGATATAGATCCAGCTGCAGGAGAATGGGTGCATTTAGCATTTACAATCTCGGAGACTACTACGGTATTATATATTAATGGTGTAGCCGTTGCTAATAAAGAAACAGGAATTAGTTGGGCAAATTGTGATTTGGTAGCTATAGGTTCTGGTGCACCAAGATTTACAGAATGGGGTCATGGTGCAGATCTAAGCTATATTGACGAATTACGATTTTTTGATAAAGCCTTGACACCAGAACAAGTAACTGCAGTCATGAATGCAAATTAA
- a CDS encoding glucoamylase family protein, producing MKSLVKLIVCLVLVAVVSMVEGCNGRKTKNEKSIEKSEIVQDEISDDELMDDIQRQTFNYFWEGAEPTSGMARERIHLDNIYPSNDKDVITIGGSGFGLMAILVGVERGFITREQAVQRYGKILTFLEKADRFHGAWPHWLQPSGKTAPFSQKDNGGDLVETAFLIQGLLTAKEYFNKPNGAELDIRDRVQELWEGVEFDWYTKGENVLYWHWSPKYGWDMNFPVGGYNEALIMYILGAASPTHPIKKEVYDQGWAHHGEIAKDTTYYGLKTILNHYEHDKAPVGPLFWAHYSYLGLNPKGLSDQYGDYWKLNQNHALINYRHAVANPNNFKGYGEKAWGFTSSYSMKGYDGHRPDHDLGVISPTAALSSMPYTPKESLAFLRYLYTEQDSLVGKYGPYDAYSLTDNWSLPRYLAIDQGPIPVMIENYRSGMLWYYFMKNDDVHKGLNALEFTYVKPTE from the coding sequence ATGAAGAGTTTAGTTAAGTTGATAGTGTGTTTAGTTTTAGTGGCTGTTGTGTCTATGGTTGAGGGATGCAATGGCCGCAAAACTAAGAATGAAAAAAGTATTGAGAAGTCAGAAATAGTTCAAGATGAAATTTCTGATGATGAACTAATGGATGACATACAACGGCAAACATTTAATTATTTTTGGGAAGGGGCAGAGCCAACTTCTGGTATGGCAAGAGAACGGATACATTTAGATAACATTTATCCATCAAATGATAAGGATGTTATTACAATAGGAGGTTCAGGCTTTGGTTTAATGGCTATTTTAGTAGGTGTAGAAAGAGGCTTTATTACACGAGAGCAAGCCGTACAACGTTATGGAAAAATCCTTACGTTCTTAGAAAAAGCAGATCGTTTTCATGGGGCTTGGCCACATTGGTTGCAACCTTCAGGAAAAACAGCTCCTTTTAGTCAGAAAGATAATGGTGGAGATTTAGTTGAAACTGCATTTTTGATTCAAGGATTACTAACTGCCAAAGAATATTTTAACAAACCAAACGGTGCAGAACTAGACATAAGAGATCGTGTTCAAGAACTTTGGGAAGGTGTAGAGTTTGATTGGTACACGAAAGGTGAAAACGTGTTGTATTGGCATTGGTCTCCAAAATATGGTTGGGACATGAATTTCCCGGTTGGTGGGTATAATGAGGCGCTAATTATGTACATTTTAGGAGCTGCATCACCAACGCATCCTATCAAAAAAGAGGTGTATGATCAAGGTTGGGCTCATCATGGTGAAATTGCCAAAGACACCACATATTACGGTCTTAAAACAATTTTAAACCATTACGAACATGATAAAGCTCCTGTAGGTCCCTTATTTTGGGCACATTATTCTTATTTAGGTTTAAACCCAAAGGGCTTATCAGATCAATATGGAGATTATTGGAAACTGAATCAAAACCATGCTTTAATCAATTATAGACATGCCGTTGCGAATCCAAATAATTTTAAGGGATACGGAGAAAAAGCATGGGGTTTTACATCCAGTTATTCTATGAAAGGCTATGATGGTCATAGGCCAGATCATGATTTAGGGGTAATATCGCCAACAGCAGCTTTGTCTTCTATGCCATATACGCCTAAAGAGAGTTTAGCATTTTTAAGATATTTATATACGGAACAAGATAGTTTGGTGGGCAAATATGGTCCTTATGATGCGTATAGCTTAACAGATAACTGGAGCTTACCTAGGTATTTGGCAATAGATCAAGGACCAATTCCTGTAATGATAGAAAATTATAGAAGTGGCATGTTATGGTATTATTTCATGAAAAATGATGATGTACACAAAGGCTTAAATGCTTTGGAATTTACCTATGTAAAACCTACAGAGTAA
- a CDS encoding glucoamylase family protein, giving the protein MNYIKNIILFSLLVVIASCSKSDSQGPTGVSELPEAPVAPEEPVVSITDNELLDITQETTFKYFWDYAHPSSGAAKERYHPSYPDNDANTVTIGGTGFGLMAILVGIERNYVSRAEAVNRLETIVSFLESADRFHGAWSHWVDGNTGKVIPFSALDDGGDLVETAFLVQGLICVKEYFKNGSTAEQALANKADELWKGVEWNWYTQEEDVLYWHWSPANGFAINLALKGYNETLITYVLAAASPDYSISKSVYDGGWASNGTFISSNNAYGFPLLVKHSGSEQLGGPLFFSHYSFLGLNPNGLSDEYVNYGEASINHSKINYNYAIANPKNYKDYGEDCWGLTASYSRNTDGSLGYAAHAPNNDLGVISPTAAISSIVYTPEESLQALQYFYGKKEELLGTAGFYDAFSPQYNWVADSYLAIDQGPQIIMIENYRTGLLWNLFMQNDAVTVGLTKLGFTYEN; this is encoded by the coding sequence ATGAATTACATAAAAAACATAATTTTATTTTCCCTTTTAGTCGTAATTGCCTCGTGTTCTAAAAGCGATTCTCAAGGTCCTACGGGGGTATCAGAATTACCAGAAGCGCCAGTAGCTCCAGAAGAACCTGTGGTTTCAATTACAGATAACGAGTTATTAGATATAACACAGGAGACTACATTTAAATATTTCTGGGATTATGCACACCCAAGTTCTGGAGCTGCAAAAGAAAGATACCATCCTAGCTATCCGGATAACGATGCCAATACCGTAACTATTGGGGGCACAGGTTTTGGCTTAATGGCAATTTTGGTTGGGATTGAGCGGAATTATGTTTCCAGAGCAGAAGCTGTAAATCGTCTAGAAACCATAGTATCATTTTTAGAGTCTGCAGATCGTTTTCATGGTGCTTGGTCGCATTGGGTTGATGGAAATACAGGGAAAGTAATACCTTTTAGTGCGTTAGATGACGGAGGAGATTTAGTCGAAACTGCATTTCTAGTACAAGGCCTTATCTGCGTAAAAGAATATTTTAAAAATGGCTCTACAGCAGAACAAGCACTAGCGAATAAAGCAGACGAACTTTGGAAGGGGGTAGAATGGAACTGGTATACACAAGAAGAAGATGTCTTGTATTGGCATTGGAGTCCTGCAAACGGATTTGCTATTAATCTGGCATTAAAAGGATATAACGAAACATTAATTACCTATGTATTAGCTGCAGCCTCTCCTGATTATAGCATTTCAAAATCTGTATATGATGGCGGATGGGCTTCCAACGGTACGTTTATATCTTCGAATAATGCATACGGATTTCCTTTATTGGTGAAGCATTCAGGTTCGGAACAGTTGGGTGGTCCGCTTTTTTTCTCACACTATTCTTTTTTAGGTTTAAACCCAAACGGACTCTCAGATGAATACGTAAATTATGGAGAGGCAAGTATAAATCATAGTAAAATTAACTATAATTATGCCATTGCCAATCCTAAGAATTATAAAGACTACGGAGAAGATTGTTGGGGTTTAACGGCCAGTTATTCTAGAAATACAGACGGTAGTTTAGGCTATGCCGCTCATGCCCCTAATAATGATTTAGGCGTAATTTCTCCTACGGCTGCAATTAGTTCTATCGTATATACCCCTGAGGAATCCTTACAGGCATTACAGTACTTCTACGGAAAAAAAGAGGAACTTTTGGGAACCGCTGGTTTTTATGATGCCTTTAGTCCACAATACAATTGGGTAGCAGATAGCTATTTGGCCATAGACCAAGGCCCACAAATTATCATGATAGAGAATTATAGGACGGGTTTATTATGGAATTTATTTATGCAGAATGATGCCGTAACAGTAGGATTGACAAAATTGGGATTTACATATGAAAATTAA
- a CDS encoding carboxylesterase family protein produces MKIKKIGGFIVLLLVSFQALAQNENYQKEMFIKGADTLKYRVMYPKNFSDTDQYPVVFFLHGAGERGNDNESQLAHGSSLFANAESLENFPAIVVFPQCPTEDYWSNAKIKRQTRPISLKFKYNRAPTKAMNMVMQLVDEMVGKPFAKENQVYVMGLSMGGMGTYELLYRKPETFAAAIAICGGGDEKKSKDFARKVPLWIFHGAKDDVVDPQLSLKMASAIMEYGGQPNVTLFSDANHNSWDPAFAEPALLPWLFTQKK; encoded by the coding sequence ATGAAAATTAAGAAAATAGGGGGGTTTATTGTATTGTTATTGGTGTCTTTTCAAGCGTTGGCACAAAATGAAAATTATCAAAAAGAAATGTTTATTAAAGGGGCAGATACGTTAAAATATCGAGTGATGTACCCTAAAAATTTTTCAGATACAGATCAATATCCAGTCGTATTTTTTTTACATGGAGCAGGAGAAAGAGGTAATGACAATGAAAGTCAGTTAGCGCATGGAAGCTCTTTATTTGCCAATGCAGAAAGTTTAGAAAACTTCCCTGCAATTGTTGTTTTTCCACAATGTCCAACAGAAGATTATTGGTCCAACGCAAAAATAAAGCGCCAAACGAGGCCTATTTCTTTAAAATTTAAATACAACAGAGCACCTACTAAAGCAATGAATATGGTAATGCAGTTGGTAGATGAGATGGTTGGAAAACCTTTCGCTAAAGAAAACCAAGTGTATGTTATGGGTTTGTCTATGGGCGGAATGGGTACCTATGAATTATTGTATAGAAAACCAGAAACGTTTGCTGCAGCAATCGCCATTTGTGGTGGTGGTGATGAAAAAAAATCAAAGGATTTTGCTCGTAAAGTACCTTTATGGATTTTTCATGGGGCTAAAGATGATGTGGTAGATCCTCAATTATCACTTAAAATGGCTTCCGCAATTATGGAATATGGTGGGCAGCCCAATGTAACCCTTTTCAGTGATGCCAATCATAATAGTTGGGATCCGGCATTCGCAGAACCAGCATTACTTCCGTGGTTATTCACACAGAAAAAATAA